One Xiphias gladius isolate SHS-SW01 ecotype Sanya breed wild chromosome 13, ASM1685928v1, whole genome shotgun sequence genomic window carries:
- the LOC120798278 gene encoding leucine-rich repeat-containing protein 3-like, whose translation MGASQRCRSSIQPPSFGSVFFVRTLWLLLMVMTARACPRTCHCTDRNGMVVQCTSRNLEHIPSNLPKDTVVLLLSSNQIRHIPKGAFRDLHRLRELDLSHNVIESMEVGAFHGISEGLQTLDLSNNHLSSLPKDTFAKLHARVRLSHNPWHCECSLQEVLRELRLDPETVNEVSCYTSVQEEFVGQQVIQVLDSGINFCNFHHKTTDVAMFVAMFCWFSMVTAYIIYYIKHNQEDARRHMEYLKSLPSTSHISKDYDTASSVF comes from the coding sequence ATGGGGGCCTCTCAAAGATGTAGGTCATCCATACAACCTCCCTCCTTTGGTTCCGTTTTCTTTGTGAGAACACTGTGGCTCCTGTTGATGGTTATGACTGCACGCGCTTGCCCCAGGACCTGTCACTGCACGGACAGGAACGGCATGGTAGTACAGTGTACCTCGCGCAACTTGGAGCACATCCCGTCAAACTTACCAAAGGACACTGTCGTTCTCTTGCTTTCGTCTAACCAGATCAGACACATCCCAAAGGGAGCGTTCAGAGACCTCCACCGCCTCAGGGAGCTGGACTTATCTCACAACGTCATTGAGAGTATGGAGGTTGGTGCCTTTCACGGGATTTCAGAGGGCCTGCAGACCTTGGATCTTTCAAACAACCACCTTAGCAGCCTCCCTAAGGACACATTTGCCAAGCTCCACGCCCGCGTCCGCCTCTCCCACAACCCCTGGCACTGCGAGTGCTCTTTGCAGGAGGTGCTGAGGGAGCTGAGGCTGGACCCCGAGACAGTGAACGAGGTCAGCTGCTACACGTCTGTGCAGGAGGAGTTCGTGGGACAACAGGTGATCCAGGTCCTGGACTCGGGGATCAACTTTTGCAACTTCCACCACAAGACGACAGACGTGGCCATGTTTGTGGCCATGTTCTGCTGGTTCTCCATGGTGACGGCTTATATCATTTACTACATCAAACACAACCAGGAGGATGCCAGGAGACACATGGAGTACCTCAAATCCTTACCCAGCACCTCCCACATCAGCAAGGACTACGATACAGCCAGCAGTGTGTTCTAG
- the LOC120798368 gene encoding poly(rC)-binding protein 3-like: MEPIKVQSEGGLNVTLTIRLLMHGKEVGSIIGKKGETVKKMREDSGARINISEGNCPERIVTITGPTDAIFKAFAMIAYKFEEDIINSMSNSPATSKPPVTLRLVVPASQCGSLIGKGGSKIKEMRESTGAQVQVAGDMLPNSTERAVTISGAPEAIIQCVKQICVVMLESPPKGATIPYRPKPASTPVIFSGGQAYTIQGQYAIPHPDHFGRTSAGLDASNQASTHELTIPNDLIGCIIGRQGTKINEIRQMSGAQIKIANAMEGSSERQITITGTPANISLAQYLINARFRDVAAMWNDPSSMTTS, translated from the exons ATGGAGCCCATCAAGGTCCAATCAGAAGGTGGACTGAATGTGACCCTCACCATCAGGCTGCTGATGCACGGCaag GAGGTCGGAAGCATCATAGGAAAG AAAGGAGAAACGGTGAAGAAAATGCGCGAAGAC AGCGGCGCCCGCATCAACATCTCAGAGGGGAACTGCCCTGAGCGGATAGTCACCATCACCGGGCCAACGGATGCCATCTTCAAGGCCTTTGCCATGATAGCCTATAAATTCGAGGAG GATATAATCAATTCCATGAGCAACAGTCCCGCCACCAGTAAACCCCCGGTAACCCTGAGGCTTGTTGTCCCAGCCAGTCAGTGTGGCTCCCTCATCGGCAAAGGAGGCTCCAAAATCAAAGAAATGAGAGAG TCCACAGGAGCTCAGGTCCAGGTCGCGGGTGACATGCTCCCCAACTCCACTGAGAGAGCAGTGACGATCTCAGGGGCCCCAGAGGCCATCATCCAGTGTGTCAAACAGATATGTGTGGTGATGCTTGAG TCCCCACCGAAAGGTGCCACCATCCCCTACCGCCCCAAGCCTGCCTCCACCCCTGTCATTTTCTCAGGTGGCCAG GCTTATACCATTCAAGGACAGTACGCCATCCCTCATCCAGAT CATTTCGGACGTacct CAGCAGGTCTGGATGCCAGTAACCAGGCCAGTACTCATGAACTCACCATTCCCAATGAT CTAATAGGCTGCATAATCGGACGCCAGGGAACCAAAATCAACGAGATCCGTCAGATGTCTGGGGCGCAGATCAAAATTGCTAACGCCATGGAAGGGTCATCGGAGCGCCAGATCACCATCACAGGGACCCCCGCCAACATCAGCCTGGCCCAGTACCTCATCAATGCAAG GTTCAGAGACGTGGCGGCCATGTGGAACGACCCATCTTCCATGACCACATCCTGA